A genomic region of Seriola aureovittata isolate HTS-2021-v1 ecotype China chromosome 21, ASM2101889v1, whole genome shotgun sequence contains the following coding sequences:
- the LOC130162463 gene encoding dexamethasone-induced Ras-related protein 1-like gives MIKKMSPPESDFDIPAKNCYRMVILGSTKVGKTAIVSRFLNGRFEEQYTPTIEDFHRKLYSIKGDVYQLDILDTSGNHPFPAMRRLSILTGDVFILVFSLDNRDSFQEVQRLKRQIYETKSCLKNKIKENIDVPLVICGNKGDREFYREVQQEEIEQLVAGDDKCAYFEISAKRNENVDKMFQTLFTLAKLPHEMSPDLHRKVSVQYCDMLHRKSLKNKKLKDIGEAYGVVTPCARRPSVHSDLMYIKEKAIGGGQGKDKERCVIS, from the exons ATGATTAAGAAAATGTCGCCCCCAGAGAGCGACTTTGACATCCCAGCGAAGAACTGCTACAGGATGGTGATTTTGGGATCCACCAAAGTTGGGAAAACGGCCATCGTGTCTCGGTTCCTGAACGGGAGGTTCGAAGAGCAGTACACGCCGACCATCGAGGACTTTCACAGGAAACTGTACAGCATCAAGGGAGACGTATACCAGCTAGACATACTGGATACATCAGGGAACCACCCTTTCCCCGCCATGAGGAGACTATCCATACTGACAG GTGACGTGTTCATCCTCGTCTTCAGCCTGGACAATCGTGACTCCTTCCAGGAGGTGCAGCGGCTCAAGCGGCAGATCTATGAGACCAAGTCGTGCCTGAAAAACAAGATCAAAGAGAACATCGACGTGCCTCTGGTCATCTGCGGCAACAAGGGAGACAGAGAGTTTTACCGGGAggtgcagcaggaggagatCGAGCAGCTGGTGGCCGGGGACGACAAGTGCGCCTACTTCGAAATCTCCGCCAAGCGCAACGAGAACGTGGATAAGATGTTTCAGACTCTGTTTACCTTGGCCAAACTACCTCACGAAATGAGCCCCGACCTTCACCGGAAAGTGTCCGTGCAGTACTGCGACATGCTGCACAGAAAGTCTCTGAAAAACAAGAAGCTGAAGGACATTGGGGAAGCGTACGGTGTGGTCACTCCATGCGCCCGGAGACCCAGCGTGCACAGCGACCTCATGTACATTAAAGAGAAGGCGATAGGAGGCGGCCAGggcaaagacaaagagagatgtGTGATCAGCTAA